The genomic region CAGAGTAGCCCGGCGGGGCGGGGTTATTCCGGCTCGACGTCAGCCAGGCCCAACGCCTTGCGCGCCGGGCCCAGGCCCTGTCCGGCGGCTTTCTCATACCAATGGCGCGCCTTTTTGGGATCGCGCGCAACGCCCTGGCCGTTCTCATACATCGCGCCCAGATTGTATTGCGCCACCGCCAACCCCTGCTCGGCGGCCAGCCGATACCACTTGGCTGCTTTGATATAATCCTGGTGCGTCCCGGCGCCGCTGTCATACAGCGTGCCCAGATTGGTCTGCGCCCGCGCATGCCCTTGCAGGGCCGCGCGACGATACCACTTGAACGCCTGGGCGTAGTCCTGGGGCCGACCTTTACCGGTATCGAACATCACGCCAAAATTATATTGCGCATCCGCCACCCCGGCGATGGCGTAGTAGTAGAACCCCTGCGCCGCAGTGTGCAGATCGCCGCGATTGATCGCGGCGAAGATCTCCGCCTTGGAGAGAAGCAGGGGTTCCAACTCGGCGGATGCGGCTGGCGTGGATGGCGTGGGGTCATCCACCGCCGGTTGTTGCGGACGCATGCGCGCCCTGGGGGCGATGTCGGCATGGAGCATCGGGCCAGGGGCGGGCGGCTTGTCCGGAGTTTCGGCCAGTTGTTGTGGCGCAGCGGCGATCTTGGCTGCACCGGGCGGTTTTTTTGAAGATGGGGAGTCCGGCTCGTCGGCGACGCTCCGCGACTGGGCGGGGGCTGCAACAGGCTGCGCAATGGCGGGTTTTGGCTTGGACCGGGCTGGTTTGTCGCCTGGAGGCGTCGCCTTGCCTGATGTCGATGCAGACGAAGCGATGGCGCGTGGCGCTCTGGTCGGAGCCGGAGTGTCGGCGTCGGCTGTTTGGGCGGAAGCCGGGTCTGGCTGAACGGCAGGGGGCTCTGATTTGGCGGAATTCGAGGCGGATGGCGGTTTTGCGGCGACGCGCTGTGGCGTCGGACGCCTCTTGCGCGTGTGGGTTGATTTCTGCAGTCGCGCCTCCAACTGCGCCAGCAGCGCCGCATCGCCATAGCCTTTGTCCACCACCTTACGCGCCCGGTAGAGACGCGAGGCCGCCTGCTTGCGCCGTCCGGCCTCCAGATCCTCCCGCGCCAGCGTCATGTAGCGTTGGGCGATGGCCGCCATGGCCCGCCGCGCCTCCACATGATTGGGCTCCAACTCCAGCGCGCGCTTGAGGATGCTGTAGGCGCTCTTGCCTGGCGGCCACATCAGTTTGCGTTGAGCGAGGAGCTGCTTGCCCTGGGCGACCAGCTGATCCGCTTCGCTGCTCTGCGCATGCGCGGGCGCAGGCAGACATAGGGCGAGAATCGCGATCAGCGTCACAAGGCGCATGGGGTCACTTTCCGAGCAGGCGTTGGGGGCGGTTGGGAAGATTATGCGAGGGATCGCCGCACACTCTCAAGGGGTGACGCCGATGCGGGGGCAATGCCTGCCGGATTACCCCTCAAGCGCGCGCGGGCGGGATTGATCGGCATCACTGTTGGGCGCCGACAGGAGCTGGCGCCATCTCCTCCAACGCCGCGCGTGCGGGGGCAAACCCCCGTTTCGCCGCTTGCGCATACCAGTGTCGCGCTTCGTCGGGGTCATGCTCCACGCCGCGCCCTTCGGCATAGAGGCGCGCCAGACGATACTGCGCCATGGGCACGCCCTGATCCGCCGCCAGTTGGAACCACGTCGCCGCTTTGAAGGGGTCCTGCGGCGCGCCCAATCCCGCCTCATACAGCGCAGCCAGATTGGCTTGCGCCTGCGGATGCCCCTGCAAAGCGGCGCCGCGATACCATTTGAGCGCCTCGTTGTAGTCCTGCGCGACTCCTTTGCCGGTGTCATACATCACCGCCAGGTTGAATTGCGCCTCATCCACCCCGGCGATGGCGTAGTAGTGCAGCCCCTGGGCGGCGGTGACGTAGTCGCCGCGCTCCATGGCGGTGAAGATCGCCGCCTTGGGAATCAACGTGGCGTCCAGCGGGCCGGATGCAATGGGCATGGGAGCCGAAGGCGGTGGCGCTTGTACTGCGGGCGCTTGCTGGCGAGGAATGGTGGGCGGCTTGCCGCGAAACATGGGGGTGATCTGCGCATGGGCGCTGCGGCCGGATTGCGCAGAGGGGGATTCTGCTTGCGCTGGCGTCGTGGTGGGCTCGGATGTGGGATGCCGCTGCGCAACCAGTTGAGCTGGAGCGGGCGATGCCGGGGGTGTGTCAGGTTTGCGCGGACGGGCCGCTGCTATCGGCTTGCCGCCAGATTTGGCGCGCGCTTGCAGTTGCGCCAGTCGCGCCGCGTCGCCATAGCCCATGTCCACCACTCTGCTGGCGCGATTGAGCCGTTTGCGCGCCCGAGTGAGGCGACCCGCCGCCAGATCGGCTTGCGCCAGCGTCATGTACTTCTCGGCGATGGCCGCCATGCCCTGTTTCGCGCTGCTGGAGTGGGGGTCGCGGGTCAACGCCCGTTTGAGCAGGCTCATGGCGCTCTTGCCTGGCGGCCACATCAGCTTGTGTTGGGCGATTAACGCGTTGGCCTGCGCCAGCAGACGCCTCTGTTTGACGTCGGCGCCGGTTTTCTGGGGAGCCGGTGGCGTCGCGTCTTGCCGTGTCTGCATGGTGGATGCCGCCTGATGCGATTTGGGCGCAGTGGCGACGGCGCGTTGCGCGGGCGGGATCGCTGGTCGGATTGTGGCGCGCGGCTGGGGTTTGCGCTGTAGACGCGCCTCCAGTTTGGCCAACGCGGCGGCATCGCCATAGCCC from Magnetofaba australis IT-1 harbors:
- a CDS encoding tetratricopeptide repeat protein gives rise to the protein MRLVTLIAILALCLPAPAHAQSSEADQLVAQGKQLLAQRKLMWPPGKSAYSILKRALELEPNHVEARRAMAAIAQRYMTLAREDLEAGRRKQAASRLYRARKVVDKGYGDAALLAQLEARLQKSTHTRKRRPTPQRVAAKPPSASNSAKSEPPAVQPDPASAQTADADTPAPTRAPRAIASSASTSGKATPPGDKPARSKPKPAIAQPVAAPAQSRSVADEPDSPSSKKPPGAAKIAAAPQQLAETPDKPPAPGPMLHADIAPRARMRPQQPAVDDPTPSTPAASAELEPLLLSKAEIFAAINRGDLHTAAQGFYYYAIAGVADAQYNFGVMFDTGKGRPQDYAQAFKWYRRAALQGHARAQTNLGTLYDSGAGTHQDYIKAAKWYRLAAEQGLAVAQYNLGAMYENGQGVARDPKKARHWYEKAAGQGLGPARKALGLADVEPE
- a CDS encoding tetratricopeptide repeat protein, with protein sequence MRRLALILTLLLLLSAPAHGQSPNADQLVALAKQRMAQRQLMWPPGRSAISALKQALTLDPDNAAAKQAMGKIAQRYLTLAHADLAKGRRTQGHKRLKLARRIIDLGYGDAAALAKLEARLQRKPQPRATIRPAIPPAQRAVATAPKSHQAASTMQTRQDATPPAPQKTGADVKQRRLLAQANALIAQHKLMWPPGKSAMSLLKRALTRDPHSSSAKQGMAAIAEKYMTLAQADLAAGRLTRARKRLNRASRVVDMGYGDAARLAQLQARAKSGGKPIAAARPRKPDTPPASPAPAQLVAQRHPTSEPTTTPAQAESPSAQSGRSAHAQITPMFRGKPPTIPRQQAPAVQAPPPSAPMPIASGPLDATLIPKAAIFTAMERGDYVTAAQGLHYYAIAGVDEAQFNLAVMYDTGKGVAQDYNEALKWYRGAALQGHPQAQANLAALYEAGLGAPQDPFKAATWFQLAADQGVPMAQYRLARLYAEGRGVEHDPDEARHWYAQAAKRGFAPARAALEEMAPAPVGAQQ